A region of the Dreissena polymorpha isolate Duluth1 chromosome 6, UMN_Dpol_1.0, whole genome shotgun sequence genome:
TGTTCGGATCTGGATCAAGTGCGTTCAAAAACTAGTTCACCCGGAAATATCGTGTTACAAATCTTGAAGACACGTGTATAACTTAATTTGGGGAAATTCAATCAGACTGTTTATTTAGACAATTTCACGGTCAAGGTTGACACTGGGTCAGATGCGTACGGAGACTAGGTCACCATGCTAAATATAAGAAAACGCTTATACAACTGTAGAAAACATGTACGACTCGGTCTTCATAAATCTCGGTTAGAATGTTTATATCTATTATATATAAGCCAAGTTAACAGGTTAAATCGTAGAGACATCCTGTTACCACTTTAGACATACATTTACCTTATTAAACCTGTGAGAGAACTCATATTATTAGGGGGGTCATACAGCAGTCGCACTGTAAGTATTTCCTATGCATATTTTCGGGTCCTCGTGAAGCGCCCTCTGGCTcatcaatttgttaaaaaaatgggtGGCAAACTGTTGAAATTCGTGAACAAATGAGTCtggaacttttcaaaattgtgaagtTTTGATTCGCAAACTTTTCAAAGCTATGAAAACTATTTCTAAGATGGAAAAGGCCCTGTTTTCGTCTGTGTATATGtgtgcaattttaaaccaaaactCTGCCATATATGGATAGATTGTGAAACAAATTTGCGCAATTCCCTTATCGTAAGACGATGTGTCAGGTGTCGATCCTtaccttaaaggtcaatgtcatgcaTTGTTATTGATGGTAAAATTTTACCATTAAATAGCATGTAAATTCCAGTCTAAGCGCTTACTGTGCCTTATATTAAGAATATAACTTGACATAGATTCGACGAATCATAAGACGAAATGTAGCGTTAAACAACCATCTCTGTGCATGCTTAGGTCAAGGGCATATgtagaggtcaaaagtcaaagtgATGCAATATCTTGAAAACTTATGTGTCTGCCATAAGTTTGCCATATATTAATCGGTCTCAAATTATTTTCACGAACTCAACCCATCATAAGACGACAAGTCGCGTTTAAAACGGATTTCCCTATCTCAAAGGCCATGTCACACTTAAGAGTTAAAGTTTTAACTTTAGCCATGAACcagtttattaatatataattaaaatccGAGCAAGTTTGAATGagtaatatacatttatattataatatattatattatattataatagtaTTTCTTGTAAAAGTAATGATGCGATATCATCACAAACCTGTCAATCTTCCCTGTAGCGGGTAAATTAGAATCagtattgttgtattttaattgaataattgtaTAATTTGATATGCGGTAAATAAcctaatgtatttgtttttgaaTGGTCCAAAAACATGCACAAAACCAGACTTAAATAATCATTCTACCCGTGCTAAAGTGAAATGGACATGATAAGAGTCGCTTGTATGTTATtgaaaatcatcatcatcatcatcatcattatcatcatcattatcatcatcatcatcatcatcatcatcatcatcatcatcatcatcatcatcatcatcatcatcatcatcatcatcatcatcatcatcatcatcatcatcgtcgtcatcatcatcataatcatcatcatcatcatcatcatcatcatcatcatcatcatcatcatcatcatcatcatcatcatcatcattatcatcatcaccatcatcattatcatcaccttcatcatcaccatcattatcaacaCCAACCTAACCATTTTCGCCATCATAaatatcttcatcatcatcagcagcatcatcaacatgatcatcatcatcaacatcatcatcataatcgtcatcatcagcagcagcagcattagcagcagaagcagcagcatcaccatcaacaccatcatcaccatcatcatctttatcatcatcctCACCATCATCCTCCTTTTCCGcctcatcatcattagcagcagcagcagaagtagcagcatcaccatcatcatcagcagcagcagcatcgtcaccatcataatcatcatcatcattattacccGCATCATCACctcaccaccaacatcatcatcattatcaacatcatcaccatcatcatcatcatcatcatcatcatcatcattcacatcatcatcgtcgtcgtcgtcatcttaatcatcataatcattaccatcatcaccacaattatcagcatcaccatcatcatcaccaccaccaccatcatcatcatcttcattatcaCCATTATCCTCACcttaatcatcataatcatcatcaccaacatcataATCAGCaatatcttcatcatcatcataatatctACCATCACATTATCATCATAATGTGCATTATGATTACATCCCTTCGTCATTGTTTTTGTAAATTCTGCATAAATGTGAAACATAAAAATCAGACAAAATATTCGTAGTCATTTAATTGCATATTCAAACGAAAACTATATACACGTATAATCTGCCTTATATTAAATCGTATAAAACACCAGAGGCAGGTATGCTTAATGAGACAGCCTCAGGGAAACAAGACACAAAGTCGGTCACAAGAGACACAATAGGAGAGAAAATCAGGGATGTTAAGACGAATGATAAAGATAACTACTCGCATGTCAAAGGTAAGCATGCATACAAATAATTAACTGTTTACAGTTCAAACTGTTTAAACTGTTTGAGAGACAAATGCTTGAACTAGCTTTAAACATATTGTGCCTTACACTTTTTTGTAAAAACTGCGACTACACAGTTTATTTATTCACTTAAtactgtattgtttttttttatataaatagaatATATTTTACCATACGAGATAAGCAATCATTCTTAAGTTAGgtcttttgtttttttattcattgtttacacaTGCGCCATTTTACTTAACCATCAGATCAAATCggtatatatgtcaatatatatcttaaaatttacaattaataatCCAAAAGGTACCATTCCAGGTTAAATTCAAAACATGCAAATATGGATTTGCCTTAACTCCAAGAACACTGatgcatattttaatttatgaCATCTTTGCCGCTTAATACTTCGTGATAGTCTACTGCTATTATTGTAACCCCATCTCAACAAATGATAGAAATAACAACATACTGGACACAAGCAAATGAAAACGAcaagttattaaaattaattttaaaatatcgaACGATGACGTGCCTAAAGGCCAAAAATTAATGGTTGTGCTGATTTCGGAATGATAATCGCCCAGTCAATAACACAAATGAGTGAAACATGTTTTGCAATCCCAAGTTTACATGAGTCATCGTTAAAAAAAGATCGCACACTTACCTAAAGGAATACACACTGATGAGAAGATTGATATCCATCAATGACGAATTATAAAGAGTTACTCATAGACCATCTGTTTGAATCGTGTTATGATTTGACGTCTGCAATGCTctcatttaacaaaaattaagcatAAACTTTATTGTTGACAAATCACATGTTAAAACGTCGTGAATGAAATGTAATTGCAAATGGGGCGCGAATAATACTAGGAGAAGGCCTCTTAAAGTAAACTGTGACGTCGAAAATGATCACTGGCGTAATATTTGTAAAGAGTTTGAATGATATTTTGTACATGCGTATACATGTAGATGTTGTGTATTGAACACGTACTGAAATacgtattcatttattatttcctTCTGAAGTTGTCATAGATTTAGTGCAGTTTTCGCGTTTATATTTAATCAAACATCTTTTTTGTACAATAGCAATCAATCATAGCGGACACTACTTCTGCATGTGTTTCAAACATCGAGCTTAATACCTACTTTCACTTCTCAGTATGTTCGATGTGTGCTACTCCGAATGCGGTGTAATGTGAGATTCGTGTAAGCAGCCTTATTGttgcatatttatcaataatGAAAAATACTTCACACACTCCTTATATGTCACATAACGTCTGGTCTTTATCTGCCTTGTCGTCTGAATGCCATTGAACAACTCgtttttttctgtaaaattatTTGCGGACATGGAACATAAtggtttgcaaaaaaaacaccACGAGTCAAAAATGATTTGAAGCAGTTTCATTGTTCGGCTTTATTTCACAATAATGATGGCCTATTAACAGGTTACACTGGTTTTACTCTTGGCAATGTTTTATGATACGAGACAATAAAACGTTTAGATGTAATGTCTAATATTGAagtaaatttaacattataataaattacCTCTTTTTAAAAGAACGTAAATCCTTTATATCAAACAATTCCAAAAGGCTTAAAAAAATATCACATGCGTGTATGGGCTACGAAAAAGCAGTTTATATAGTCGCCtagtttttgttgtttatataaaggtattGTCAATGCGACAAGTTAAGCAGAAATTGCTGTCGACATCCTTACTACCCATAACActatgaatgtaaacattgtacAGAAAAATGTCTTAGAACTGTTTACTtgctacatagagaataacaggttactgcctgatcgttttgtaatatatcaggcgaggcttagaataaaagcaaagcctcgccgttattttattcgtgccgagcctgatatattacaaaacgatcaggcagtaacctgtttttctgtttatcataccactgacacctctcaccccgtttttcaagaaatacTAAAAATTCATCGCTAcgccatttaatgtaatttaataacgctgTATCTTTCTCTGTCTTCTTTAATACTGCAACAAAATTTAAAGCagcaatactttattacacaaaatgaaaacatatattatacatttaaaggaAAAACTTGAAACGCAATTGTAACATGTCAAGGCCAGTGCAGTCGCTGACGTCTTCGCAGTGTGTTAACACGTGTAAAGAaatgaatgatgtttttattagaattCGGAATATGTACTGCGCAtttggtttactgtggtggttGTGCGTAGATATTGAGGTTCTGCACGTTAAGTACAGCTCCAAAAAACATGCTAGTATTGGATTTGGGCCAGGAAGCTGTGCTTGTGCAgggtgggtggggagagaaatgttcatttcggaagtgttgacagaagtgcatgaaacagatgcctgagatggagttgcagtagaacatgatgctaaaaggtttgaacatcatttttgtgtttgttcggaaatttcGCTGTAATTTATTATTGACTGGACGTTTTTGTGTCCTGTAATTTGCATGATTTCAGTGGGTGCGATATTGGAATCCCTTAATTTTTGAACAAGGTGTTTTCTAGCGGAATGGTTACTGATATTTTTGGTTTTGTCAAAACCGGCCTCGattgccatagttttcaacatcttggcaattttttttcaccaagtttctgccGTAGGAACCACTGATCAAAAATGTCAGTTAAGGGCACGGTTCTTGTTGCCAGGTAGAATGGGCTATCATCAGTGCTGAAGCCGGGTGGCCTTTTATCACTATActgtttgtaaatgtaaataggGTCCCTATTTCCTAACTCTGGTGAGGCAAACATCTTCGGATGAATTTTTCTGGCATCTGATGCATTTGCGCCAGTGCGGGTCTGAGTCTGTCGTTCATTGAATTCCAGAAATTCATTTCCTGAAGCATCTGTCTTCAGTTTGACATCACcccatcttaaaaaaaaatgtgtttaattatcagAAGTTGTTTCATTATATTGAAGTAAGTATTCAGTGCCGTTCATGTAAAATTCAATCTGTTGGAGGTTAAGCAAATGATTAATCTGGTTTAATACGGGATTTCAATTATGCAATCCCaaaaatttatcaaattttagaCTCTCATTTTTAGCACTGAAAGTCTGTCATTTCATAATTAAACTAACCTTAAATTGTACTGCTCGTGGGTTCCTCGTAGGCCGAAATGCAGGGAGTTGTTCAACCAAATGGTATTTAGAAGTGATTTTGGCGTTGTTGCACCCAGAATGTTGTCTGTGTAGAGTTTTTGAATCTCTTCGTCTGATAATACGGCAGCCGCTTTAGGCTTGTTTcctgaaaaaataataatatagagAACTTTTTTGCCTGTTTTGTGAAGCGGCCTACGCCCATCCATTTTGAGTTGCGTACTTGTTTAAAGGACAAGGGACGTTAAGGGTCGTTATTTGCCTTTATCCAAATTATTTTCAATCTACTATTAACATAAAGTGCAGAGAGTCATCTTTTCAAAAAATCCTCAATGCATGTATTTGTTCAAAAGACGTTATCTCCAGCCCGAGACAAAGATGCCCACTATTTCCCAATTTTGACGTCGTTTAACGTTGCTTTTTACGGCAACGTCACAACTACGAATTGTATCTACGCAGATTACCGCGCTTATTATTCAATCAGCATAAAAAATTTGGTGATCCAGAATGTGAGAAATGATTTAAATCATGTTCATAAATCAAAGTAACATATTACATGTCATATGATATTATTATTGCTTCATATCGCTAAATGTTTTACGCAAAATAATCACAcattgtttataacatttttttaaatcgcatCATCATAATAAAACTAGAACATTCTTATAAGTAACaacgaaaatattaataaaacaacaacaaatacggTGTAATATCATGACCTATTGTAATAACATATTCCGTATGCACATCCAGATCGCGTAACCTTGtaaatatagagaatattatgtgagttttggataaatatcaagtttatcatgcgaggcttagaaccaatGTAGCGCGAGGCATGCCGAGCGCTAACAtagttcgtgccgagcatgataaacttgatatttatccaaaaataacataatattctatttatcctattatttcctcacaaTTTTCCATTAATAACTGTCAAATATGGCTTTTTTTTGACGTTTTAGttttttccgtagttgacaaatcacattctccaatttttggaaaaacccaaatctgatctaaatatagcgatagtataaagcttatGTTTATACAATCGTTGTTATACTAACGAGTTTCATCTGGTAATTGTTCACATTCTTCCAATAATGACATTTTTTCTATCTGTGCCATCCACACATTATTCTGCCCATTGATATttgtcacacaaaaaaacaaaaaaaataaaaccagtcaattttataaacatgtcagTTACACGACTTTCAACAATCAGTATAAAATATTTTCACTGTTGCAAATTGTAATATTGCTTACATTAAcatctttaaacaagagatgtgtttgtcagaaacacaacgccctCTACTGCGCACttaatgcatttaacccctttttctcagagaAATCATTCaccacacattttatagacttgctTTGTCttaatcagatgtaaatgaacacacatttttatagacttgttttgtctttatcagatgtaaatgaacacacatttttaagacttgttttgtctttattagatgtaaatgaacacacatttttaagacttgttttgtctatgtCTCAGAGCGCGTCCTAATATTTAATATGACACGTTAGCAGCATCTGAAATGTCTGCAGCCCAATTTCTCGGACCATCTGACAGTTGATCAGTTTGGTGTCACCTGAAACAAAGGTACCACAGCGCACTTGTAACGTGCGCACATGTTCCAAGTACACGTGCTCCCACTGGGCAGCTGCAAAACCATGCGTCGACTGACCCCTCCTTAAAACGTATGTAAGACCGGTATTGCTTTCGGGACACATGCCGACTTTGGAACTTCAAGCACAGCAAACTCCTATTGTGCACATAACCGTGAATTGAGTATATTCCGTCACTTGACATGTGCTCTTGTGTATAAGAAGCCGCCAGCTTAACTGTGTATACACCAAAGATTAGACATCTAAGTTCATCCTCGGTCATTATTGGACAGTTTATGTCTAGTTCGTCCATCGGTTTCCACGATGCCTTGGTTATTTTTTCTATGTCGTTGTCAGAGATGAATTGTTGTAAATCGTTGTTCTGCCCTGACAAATACAACATTCTCTCTGCAACTATTTTGTCTTGA
Encoded here:
- the LOC127835057 gene encoding uncharacterized protein LOC127835057, whose translation is MAQIEKMSLLEECEQLPDETRNKPKAAAVLSDEEIQKLYTDNILGATTPKSLLNTIWLNNSLHFGLRGTHEQYNLRWGDVKLKTDASGNEFLEFNERQTQTRTGANASDARKIHPKMFASPELGNRDPIYIYKQYSDKRPPGFSTDDSPFYLATRTVPLTDIFDQWFLRQKLGEKKLPRC